TTAATGGAGCAGGAAGTGTATCAGTCTCTGCAAGGACAGCTTGTCGTGACGAATCTGGAGACGAATAAGGAAGTTGTTGTAGATATGAAGAACGAGGGCACACGCTTTTATGCGGAATACATCTTTTCCACCTCAGGTAAATACACATGGCAGGTAAAAATGGATGGTCCGAGCTTCTATCGGCACAGTATCGTCCAAGATCAGAATATTGTGAATATAGCGCCCTCCGTCCACGGCAGAGAACAACTAGAGGTCATCAAAGAAGATGGTCAAGTCGTACTGGACATGAACGATTTATTCCTTGATGAGAACGGGGATGATTTAACTTACACCATGAACAGCGGCCACAAGCCAAATAAAATGCTGACCCCTGAGCTTAAGAACGGGGAACTGCTTTTGTCTCCGCTTCAAACGGGGCAGACCCAAATTACGGTAACTGCTGCCGATTCGGAAGGCGGCTCGGCTACGGCGATATTAACCGTTAACGTCAAATCGAAATACACGGTGCTTAAATGGTCTATCGCCGGAGGAATTGTTCTTCTTGCCATTGCCGCCGGTTTATTTATGTGGCTGCGTCCGAAGCCGGGCTTTGCCGGCAAGCTGGAAGGATATTTTCTGGCAACGGCCAGCGGCAGTGAAGTGCCGGTCAAATCATGGCCGCTCACCTCTTTTGGGGGACGTAAGGTAAGTCTGCTGGAGCTGTTCGTGAGCCTTGATGTACATGAGCCGCTTCCTGAAGCGCAACAAATTGTCTTTACCCCAGGTAAAGACGGCAAGCTGATCGTAAAGAACACATCACGTTGTTCACTTGTTCGCAACCGTACGCCGCTGCCGATGAATAAAAAAGAAATCCTCGAATATAATGACAAATTGTACATTACATTCGAGGACGGTATAACTGAAATCGAGCTGCGTTACAAGGCCATTAAGCCGGCTACAAATATTTTTATCCGGAACGGATCCACCGGCGAGCAGACGGGCTAGTCACATATTCCATCGTAATCGCAGCCTTGAACCATTTAAGAGAAGAACAGCGTTTGTCCGGCTCAACGATCAAGCCGCGTCGGATGGCTCGGGACAGAAACGGCCAACGGCGCTTCAACCCCGTGCCCATCGGCTCCAGCCGATCATCGAACAATCGCTTGCGAACATCTGTGGGCGCCGTGCCGCGGCAGCAATAATACAACAATGCAGCCAAGCTGTATATATCGCTTACCGGCCCTTGACGAGATTGTTCGGAATAAAGCTCGAGTGGCGAATACCCGGCTGTTGTCAGAATCGGGTAGCCGCCGCTGCCGTCAAAACGAATGGCTGAACCGAAATCGAGCAGCTTCGCGCGCCTCTGGTGATCAATGATAATATTGCCCGGCTTTAAGTCACGATGAATGATTCCTTGCTTATGCAGATGTTCCAGCGTCTCAATCAAGGGAAGCATCGTCTTGTACAGAAAGCCGGGCTCAACTCTATCTGGACGTCCCTCAATCATTTCTGCCAATGTAACCCCTTCTATAAACTCCATAACAATATAGACGGTCTCATTTTGTTCAAATTGACCCATAAAGCGGACAATACCGGGATGCTCACAGTCCTTCAAAATCTTTCCTTCATTAATAAATGCATTCCTTAAAGCTTCATACTTATCATCCGGCACTCCCGATAACCGGCGTACAGAGCTGCCATCTTTCCCTCTACGTACTAACGATTTAGGGAAGAACTCCTTGATCACGAACTTCATATCCTTCTCTTCGCATCTGACCGCGTATACGATGGCCAGTTCGCTTGCAGAAATCTTACTGCGAACCCGGTAAGTCAGTGACGATCCTGACTCCCTGCTGTACAATCTATAATTGCGGCGCAGTCCATTCCCCTCGTTTTCCATCATTGCTTTACTCACTGTCAACCTCCAAGAACGTTTTAAAGAAGAACCTGGTTGTTATGTTTTTTGCGATTAATATCAAACAACCTATATATGTAATATCCTCATCTTACCAACTTCTCAACAAATTGACCATGCATGATCTGATATATGTTCTCTCAAAACATCCCCCTCACCGGCGAGTAAATATATTGAATTCTTCTTGCGCCCTCAAGGGTTTGAGTCAATATTCCGGGTGCGAAAGTTGAGTAACAATATACTCGTTATTTTTTCTCTTGAAAAACTCATAATTCCAAGTATAATACTTGGTATAAAGATAATTAGGAGTTTGCTAAGGGGGCTTTCAACTTGGATCCATGCGATAAAGAACCGACATCACTGACCCTCGATGATTATCTGGATCTTCTCAGTTTGGCTATACGCTTGGAAGATCGGAAGTGGCAAGCGGACATTGTTCGTACACTTCGCCACATGCAGGAACCTCAGGGCGAGAAACAAGTGAAGTCGGAGGAATGTACGGAACATGAGCTGTGGCAATGCATGAACCAAATCAATGACCGCATGTTTACCCTGTACAATGAACTGAAAGCAACGGATGATAAAGATAAACAGCGGAAGCTGCTCGACCAGATGTGGGAACTTAAAATTGCCCGGGTTGAGGTTTTCCGCAAAATACGCTCGATATATTAATAACAAACAAAGACGATAGCTCCTTCTGGAGTATCGTCTTTGTTTGTTATTGATGACCTTTCGCTATGATAAATCCAAATAATAATACGCAAATTCTTCATCCTGCACATACCCTGCGGATGCATACAATTGCTGAGCAGTCACGTTATGAAGCTGCGTGGACAGAGTCAGCCCCTTAGCTCCGGTCTGAAGGGCGTGCGCTTGGGCTTGATGGAGCAGTTTCCTTCCGATACCAAGTCCGCGATATTCGGAATCCACGTATAGATCATTCAAGATCCACAACCTGGACATCGATAGCGATGAGAAGGACGGATATAACTGCAGAAAGCCAGCCGTGACCAGGGTTCCCCCACTATTGTAATCCGCTAAATACATAACGGAATCACCTCGAGTCAGTCTCTCCCTGATATATTCCTCAGCCCCGTTTAAATCATCTTCTCGCTTATAGAATTGACGATACTGATTAAACAGAGCGGCTGCCTTATCCAAATCCTTCAGCTCTGCTTGATATATATGAATCTCTGCTTTCAAATCACGCACATCCTTTACATCATACGTTATTCCAAGTTTACTGGATGCCGGTCAAGGTTTGGAATGCAGAAAACCACGAATGGTTTGCACGCAACTTCATTCTCAGGCAGCCAGGATGCTATTGCCCTTGGTGATACAGCGCCCTGTATTCCTCCTCCAGCATGCTCATTATTATAGAGTCATGGTAACGATGCTGGTAGTACAATGCGTCTCGCTGAACTCCTTCACGCTTGAAGCCCACTTTCTCATAAGCCTTGATGGCACGCTCGTTATAATCAAACACCTGCAGCTCGATCCGGTGAAGATGAAGGATTCCGAAGGCGTATTCAAGCAAGAGCTTGATGGCTTCCGGTCCGTACCCCTTGCCGAGATGCTCGCCCTTATCAAGGGCGATGCGAATATTCGCATTCCGGTTAACGTAATCGATATCCAGCAGCGCGATATCGCCAATAATCTGATCGCTATCCGATAAAGCGATTAGCAGCAGGATGGTGTCGTGATTACTGGATTTCTCCTCGATATACCGACGTACCTCTTCCAGCGTAAAAGCCCGCTTCGTCCCGGTCAGCCTCCGCATTTCCGGATTAAACAGCATTTGAAAATACTCTGCGGTATCCTCTTCTCCAAAGGGACGCAAGTAGATCCGCTCGCCTTCAAGAAACCGTACCGGCTTCGTATTTGTAATAGATGAGTTCATGTCGATTGTAACCTCCCGTTTCCTCTGGAACTAAAAATCCCTTATACTATATCAAGAAATTGACCATATCCAAATATGCAGATTCGAATATTTATAAAGGACAGATGATATGAAACAGGTTCCGGTAAATCAAACAGAAATCACATTATTGCTGGATGATTCCAGCGTTCCCCTGTATGTACAATTGTATCGATACATGAAACAACAGATATCCGCCGGGCATTGGCTTCATGCAAGCCGTCTCCCATCGGTTCGAAGGCTTGCCGAGCTGCTTGGCATTAGCACCACCCCCATTGAAATGGCTTATCAGCAGCTGCTTGCTGAAGGCTTTATTGCGAGCAAGCCACGGAGCGGATATTTTGTGCAATGGCTAGCCGATGTTCCTTTTGCGCTTCCCATGGAATCGGCTTCTCCCAAGGGACCTATACTCAAACGACACTATTACTTTAAATATGACTTTCATATGTCCAAAAATGAATACGAATACTTCCCGATGACCGAGTGGAGAAAAGCCTATAACCGTTGCTTGCAGGAAAACAGCACGGCCGACATGCTGTTCTATGGGGATCCGCAGGGTGAAGAAGGGCTGCGTTGCCAGATTGCCAACTATGCCAAACATTTTCGCGGGGTAGCCTGTACGCCTGAACAGGTGATTATCGGCTCTGATCCCTTCCCTCTGCTTGATTTGATCAGCAGACTGCTTCTTCCTTACGGAAAGTCCATCGCTGTTGAGAACCCTTGTTATCCACAGCAGCCGGAGGTTTTCCGGCAGAAGGGGTATGATGTCATTCCAATCCCCGTGCTGGAGGATGGGATCAGTCAGCATGAATTGCAGAGCAGCGGGGCAGCATTCGTAACCGTCTCCCCCTCCCACCAGTTCCCCACCGGCGTCATTATGCCTATCTCCCGCAGGTTGGCGCTGCTGCAATGGGCACAAGAAACTGGAGGTTTTATTATTGAAGATGACGCTGACGGTGAGTTCCGATACTATGGAAGACCGATTCCGAGCCTCCAAGGGCTGATGCCCGACAGTCGTGTAATATACCTGGGCGGATTCTCGCAGGTACTGTCCCCTGCGCTTGGAGTCCAATATATGATATTGCCGAAGGTTCTGCTGCCGGATTATCACCGATTAAAGTTCCAGCTCTTTCTCGACTGTACGGCCTCTAAGCTGAATCAGATGACACTGGAGCGCTTTTTGCGGGAGGGCTATGTTGAACGACATTTGCGAAAAATGAGGATGATACTCCGTAGGAAGCATGATCGCCTGATCGGTTCTATTCAACGTCACTTTGGTGAACATGCTCAAATATCGGGTACAGGCTCCGGGCTTCACCTCATGCTTCATCTCAATCATCCGTTATCCGAAGAGGATCTGCAAACGTTAGCCGAAGCAAGGGGAATCCGCGTAAGCTCCGCTGCCTATACGCGAATGCTTCCTGCCAATGAGCAAAGCGGATCGGATCGTAGATCATTCATTCTTGGCTTCGGCGGATTAAAAGAAGATGAGATTGAAGCAGGCATAGAGCGGCTTGCTGACTGTTGGCTGGGAGCGGTCTCCCTCTAAATATCATAACAACATGAAAAAAGCTGTCCTCTCATTTACCAAAAGGGACAGCTTTTTGATATGTTAGTCTGTATGCCCTTTAAGGCAAACTATAAATCATCCATTAACGTATCAGCACTTAAACTGCACGACCGACAATGACCAAGTCCCGCTTGATGCCGTCAAGCTCCGCAACCCCGGGGAGAAGCCCCCATTGATCAAAGCCAAACTTCTTCAACAGCTTAAGGCTTGGTTCATTATGGCCGAATACAAATCCAACCAGATTACTGACGTGAAGGCGCGGACACTCCTCGATTGCCTTCTGAATCAATATACTGCCGGCACCAATGCCGCGATATTTCTCGTTTACGTATATGCTGATCTCAGCTGTGCCGTTATAAGCCGGACGACCATAAAAGGATTGAAAGCTCATCCATGCAACCATCCCGTCATCGGACCGCATGACCCACAACGGACGAAAATCGTTGCTGTGCTCTTCAAACCACTCTATACGGCTCTCCACCGTAACCGGCTCCAGATCGGCGGTTACTTTTCTGCCTGAGATCGTCGAATTGTAAATGTCCACAATAGCCGGCAAATCCTCTTTGACGGCATAATCGATACGGTATTGTTGCGTCACGATGTCCTACCTCCGAATAGATGCGTAATCTTTTTGTACGAGATCTATTGTACAAGAGGCAGCGGAAAAACGCTTCTTTTTTTTCAAGCGGCATTAATTCACGAAAGTGTTGCGCACTCGCTTGGAACGGATAAAATAAGGGATCCAGATACAGGCGTATAAAATGGACCGGGTAACTTCACGCATGAATGTCCCATTATCCCCCTGAGCCAGGATTTCGATTTGGCTGACTGCGACATAGTCCACTATGCTGGTCAGCAGACTAAATAAAATATAACCGATCATCAATTTGGGAAACGCCCTTTTTTTGCGATACAGCAAAAATAAAGCAAAGACTAGTGCAATAACAAACACCACATTAACCACGGTCTCAAAAAGGATTAGCTGGATAAGCGAACGATTATAAGCAGGTGATCCTTTATCCGTAAACATACTCCATATCTCCGGCTCAAACACCGGGAAAATATGATTAAACAGCAGGTATGTGATCGTGATCAATGAAAAATAAATGGAGATCTGGACCAAAACCAGCCAGCCTCCGAGCCCTTCAACACTCGGCTTTAAGAAATATTGAGGTGCCTGGCCTTGTGCTGAAGCATTGTTACTCTCCTGAACTTGATTCGGATCCATTCGAGTG
Above is a window of Paenibacillus sp. FSL K6-1330 DNA encoding:
- a CDS encoding VWA domain-containing protein, yielding MNHADPNKMANEVIHMFMDMSEASRTRIGFVAYNHQIVDSKPLTSISVAANKTELKQKIAGLRRSGYTDLGLGLNTGGNLISSKSSEGEGSGRKPFVILLSDGETDFGPASRSQRTAADSAKDVDKAISKAKKDGYPIYTIGLNHDGTVNPEELERIANETGGASYMTSSADDLPEIFNRIFATQMRSVLLPVAGVTATGQLQEVQVDIPNSSMGEANIILLSEHPLKETQLFYSSENIRMFKSGSYTLIKVSQPKKGTAKLKFRGTSGDLVKINLLGSYELEAKAAITSKAAIKGQPTGIEAYLIHPATNEQLMEQEVYQSLQGQLVVTNLETNKEVVVDMKNEGTRFYAEYIFSTSGKYTWQVKMDGPSFYRHSIVQDQNIVNIAPSVHGREQLEVIKEDGQVVLDMNDLFLDENGDDLTYTMNSGHKPNKMLTPELKNGELLLSPLQTGQTQITVTAADSEGGSATAILTVNVKSKYTVLKWSIAGGIVLLAIAAGLFMWLRPKPGFAGKLEGYFLATASGSEVPVKSWPLTSFGGRKVSLLELFVSLDVHEPLPEAQQIVFTPGKDGKLIVKNTSRCSLVRNRTPLPMNKKEILEYNDKLYITFEDGITEIELRYKAIKPATNIFIRNGSTGEQTG
- a CDS encoding serine/threonine-protein kinase; its protein translation is MSKAMMENEGNGLRRNYRLYSRESGSSLTYRVRSKISASELAIVYAVRCEEKDMKFVIKEFFPKSLVRRGKDGSSVRRLSGVPDDKYEALRNAFINEGKILKDCEHPGIVRFMGQFEQNETVYIVMEFIEGVTLAEMIEGRPDRVEPGFLYKTMLPLIETLEHLHKQGIIHRDLKPGNIIIDHQRRAKLLDFGSAIRFDGSGGYPILTTAGYSPLELYSEQSRQGPVSDIYSLAALLYYCCRGTAPTDVRKRLFDDRLEPMGTGLKRRWPFLSRAIRRGLIVEPDKRCSSLKWFKAAITMEYVTSPSARRWIRSG
- a CDS encoding GNAT family N-acetyltransferase, encoding MRDLKAEIHIYQAELKDLDKAAALFNQYRQFYKREDDLNGAEEYIRERLTRGDSVMYLADYNSGGTLVTAGFLQLYPSFSSLSMSRLWILNDLYVDSEYRGLGIGRKLLHQAQAHALQTGAKGLTLSTQLHNVTAQQLYASAGYVQDEEFAYYYLDLS
- a CDS encoding GNAT family protein, with the protein product MNSSITNTKPVRFLEGERIYLRPFGEEDTAEYFQMLFNPEMRRLTGTKRAFTLEEVRRYIEEKSSNHDTILLLIALSDSDQIIGDIALLDIDYVNRNANIRIALDKGEHLGKGYGPEAIKLLLEYAFGILHLHRIELQVFDYNERAIKAYEKVGFKREGVQRDALYYQHRYHDSIIMSMLEEEYRALYHQGQ
- a CDS encoding PLP-dependent aminotransferase family protein, with the protein product MKQVPVNQTEITLLLDDSSVPLYVQLYRYMKQQISAGHWLHASRLPSVRRLAELLGISTTPIEMAYQQLLAEGFIASKPRSGYFVQWLADVPFALPMESASPKGPILKRHYYFKYDFHMSKNEYEYFPMTEWRKAYNRCLQENSTADMLFYGDPQGEEGLRCQIANYAKHFRGVACTPEQVIIGSDPFPLLDLISRLLLPYGKSIAVENPCYPQQPEVFRQKGYDVIPIPVLEDGISQHELQSSGAAFVTVSPSHQFPTGVIMPISRRLALLQWAQETGGFIIEDDADGEFRYYGRPIPSLQGLMPDSRVIYLGGFSQVLSPALGVQYMILPKVLLPDYHRLKFQLFLDCTASKLNQMTLERFLREGYVERHLRKMRMILRRKHDRLIGSIQRHFGEHAQISGTGSGLHLMLHLNHPLSEEDLQTLAEARGIRVSSAAYTRMLPANEQSGSDRRSFILGFGGLKEDEIEAGIERLADCWLGAVSL
- a CDS encoding N-acetyltransferase family protein; its protein translation is MTQQYRIDYAVKEDLPAIVDIYNSTISGRKVTADLEPVTVESRIEWFEEHSNDFRPLWVMRSDDGMVAWMSFQSFYGRPAYNGTAEISIYVNEKYRGIGAGSILIQKAIEECPRLHVSNLVGFVFGHNEPSLKLLKKFGFDQWGLLPGVAELDGIKRDLVIVGRAV
- a CDS encoding DUF2569 domain-containing protein, translated to MDPNQVQESNNASAQGQAPQYFLKPSVEGLGGWLVLVQISIYFSLITITYLLFNHIFPVFEPEIWSMFTDKGSPAYNRSLIQLILFETVVNVVFVIALVFALFLLYRKKRAFPKLMIGYILFSLLTSIVDYVAVSQIEILAQGDNGTFMREVTRSILYACIWIPYFIRSKRVRNTFVN